The nucleotide window CCTGTCAATATTGTTCCGGACGGCAGTAGATGATCATTGACATGGCCCAAGGCATTTCGGACTTACGATTCTGCATTGCCGATTGGCGGGCACGGGCGGCCGACGGCTTACGGCTAACTGCTAACGGCCTCGGTCGTTCATCGTTCTTTCGTACATCGTTCATCGTTGGTTTCGGACGCCTCTGTCGGATAGTGCGTACATCGTTGATAACTCAGCCAAGGGAGGACTGCAATGCATCCGGACACGGCCAAGTATAACAAGTCACTGGCTTCAGAAGACCGGAAGATCTGTGATCTCCTGGCGGGGGAAATCGACAGATGTCTGCCTGAGGCAGAAAACAAGATATGGCACGCCCATCCTGTGTGGTTCCTGGACGGAAACCCTGTTGTCGGGTACAGCGAGCTGAAGGACGGTGTCCGCCTTCTCTTCTGGAGCGGTCAGTCCTTTGAGGATGAAGGGCTCACGAAAGAAGGCAGCTTCAAAGCGGCCGACGCTCGCTACACTGCCGCTGACCAGGTAGACAGGGAGGACCTGAAGCGCTGGCTGGCAAAGGCCCGGGTCATTCAGTGGGACTACAAGAACATAGTTCGTCGAAAGGGTCAGCTGAAGCGGCTCAAATGAGAGTTCATCAACCCTTCCAGGGGGTGAGCCGGAATTCGGGGACAGCAGATGCTTGTTGACACGGCCCAGGTCATTTTGGATTTGCGATTCTGGATTGCCGAGACCGCCAACGGCCCACGACATTGTGGATTGCCGATTGAAGATTGCCGATTGGCGGAGCGGTAAGCCGTGAGGTGTAAGCCGAAAGCGAGTGTCGCGGCAGGTTGGCGGGTATAGACAGCACCAGGAGGTCGAGCCGGAATGAGAGGCGATGAGTGAGTGACAATCTGCCCGAGCGTAGGGCCACGGGCTCCGAGATCGTGTTCTATCAGACCGAGGATGGCAGGAGCAGAATCGAGGTCAGGCTTGAGGAGAACACTGTCTGGCTGACCCAGCGGCTGATGGCCGAGTTGTTCCAGACGACCGTGGCGAATGTCAATATTCACCTCAAGAACCTCTACGACGAGGGCGAACTGCGGCCGGAGGCAACTATTAAGGATTACTTAATAGTTCGGACCGAGGGATCGCGAGAGGTCAAGCGCCCCATGCAGTTCTACAATCTGGACGCCATACTCGCCGTCGGTTACCGCGTGCGGTCGGAAAGGGGAACGCGGTTCCGGCAGTGGGCGACTGAAAGGTTGCGGGAGTATCTAGTCAAAGGCTTCGTGCTGGATGACGAGCGATTGAAGGAAGGCCGAACGCTCGGCTCCGACTACTTCGACGAGCTGCTCGAGCGCATCCGCGACATCCGGGCGAGCGAGAAACGGTACTACCAGAAGATTCGAGACATCTACAGGTTGGCTGTTGACTATGACCCGGATGCTGAGGCAACCAAGGAGT belongs to candidate division WOR-3 bacterium and includes:
- a CDS encoding DUF1801 domain-containing protein; translated protein: MHPDTAKYNKSLASEDRKICDLLAGEIDRCLPEAENKIWHAHPVWFLDGNPVVGYSELKDGVRLLFWSGQSFEDEGLTKEGSFKAADARYTAADQVDREDLKRWLAKARVIQWDYKNIVRRKGQLKRLK